A genomic region of Nitrospirota bacterium contains the following coding sequences:
- a CDS encoding HD domain-containing protein → MEPLREKVHKYGRTIISNFCALVRMTGLYDAMNETVLNAAKRLISSLEFFLGDKGELNIKMVEGSFYIEGVRIRAGVSDIENFTYLAEEFKKRSIGVLSFKVPLQADDLIYLAYAIKGGAEATSVQSALEGRLTKGLSVGGPVFLQKQGGIDLKDSQAVAKQAYLKAVSAMKELDTSIKAGHSPNLKKVKKSIQSIVDRILSDEECILGFTTIKDVPNYSHYHSVNVAILSTAIGKRIGLNRTYLSKLAMTAFFHDIGKVNIPLSILNKETDFVPKEKELLRRHPIEGIKILLKLLGLDETSILSIFVSFEHHMKLNLSGYPQTSTGRKLNIFSRIISIADDYDSYVSGKVYERRTLSVEEALTTMYNASGTLYDPSLMKAFVEIFR, encoded by the coding sequence GTGGAGCCACTTAGAGAAAAGGTTCATAAATACGGAAGAACGATAATATCCAATTTCTGCGCCCTCGTCAGGATGACAGGACTTTATGATGCAATGAACGAGACGGTTCTCAATGCGGCTAAAAGGCTTATATCGAGTCTTGAGTTTTTCTTAGGAGACAAAGGAGAGCTTAATATTAAGATGGTCGAGGGCTCCTTTTATATAGAAGGGGTTAGGATAAGGGCAGGGGTTTCTGATATAGAGAATTTTACTTATCTTGCAGAGGAGTTTAAAAAAAGGTCGATTGGTGTGCTAAGTTTCAAGGTTCCTTTACAGGCAGACGACCTCATATATCTTGCCTATGCGATTAAAGGCGGTGCAGAAGCCACTTCTGTGCAGTCAGCCCTTGAAGGCAGGCTAACAAAAGGACTTAGTGTCGGCGGACCTGTGTTTTTACAAAAACAAGGAGGCATCGATTTAAAGGACAGCCAGGCTGTCGCAAAGCAGGCTTATCTGAAAGCCGTTTCTGCTATGAAGGAACTGGATACCTCTATTAAGGCAGGACATTCGCCAAACCTCAAGAAGGTTAAGAAATCCATCCAATCGATAGTTGACCGCATCCTGTCTGATGAGGAATGTATTTTAGGTTTCACCACTATCAAGGATGTCCCTAACTATAGCCATTACCACTCTGTGAATGTAGCCATACTTTCTACTGCCATAGGCAAAAGAATCGGTCTTAACAGAACATACCTGAGCAAACTGGCAATGACTGCATTCTTTCATGACATTGGAAAGGTCAACATACCCCTCAGCATCCTGAATAAGGAAACAGACTTTGTCCCTAAAGAAAAGGAGCTTTTGAGGAGGCATCCTATAGAGGGAATAAAAATCCTCTTGAAGCTGTTGGGGCTGGATGAAACCTCTATTTTATCGATATTTGTGTCATTTGAGCACCATATGAAACTTAACCTTTCAGGCTATCCACAGACCTCGACAGGAAGAAAACTTAACATCTTTAGTAGAATCATCAGCATAGCAGACGACTACGATAGCTATGTCTCAGGAAAGGTTTATGAACGGAGGACACTTTCTGTAGAAGAGGCATTAACTACGATGTATAATGCCAGCGGAACACTCTATGACCCATCCCTTATGAAGGCGTTTGTCGAAATCTTCAGATAG
- a CDS encoding DUF4416 family protein, producing the protein MLFVGILFGSEERLHMAEKRLCECFGDIILESPVMKWNYSEYYRGELGSSIERKFIFFERLINQDSLKDIKTKTNAIETELSVVGKRTVNLDPGYLTPAKVVLASTKDYSHRLYLGEGIFAEVTLIFKTNRFHPHINTYRDYQDESYLKVFEDARNILKGRLKKVGA; encoded by the coding sequence ATGCTCTTTGTAGGCATACTCTTTGGCTCCGAAGAGCGACTGCATATGGCAGAGAAAAGACTCTGTGAGTGTTTTGGAGATATAATCTTAGAAAGCCCTGTGATGAAGTGGAACTACTCGGAGTATTATAGAGGAGAGCTTGGCTCTTCTATAGAGAGAAAATTTATCTTCTTTGAAAGACTTATAAATCAGGATTCCCTAAAGGACATAAAGACAAAAACCAATGCCATAGAGACGGAGCTTTCAGTTGTAGGTAAAAGAACGGTTAATCTCGACCCGGGGTATCTAACCCCTGCCAAGGTTGTTCTTGCATCGACAAAAGACTACTCGCACAGGCTTTATTTAGGAGAAGGCATATTTGCCGAGGTAACCCTTATATTCAAGACAAATAGATTCCACCCACACATAAACACCTATAGGGATTATCAGGATGAAAGCTACTTAAAAGTTTTTGAGGACGCTCGGAATATCCTGAAGGGCAGGTTAAAAAAAGTCGGTGCCTAA
- a CDS encoding TlpA family protein disulfide reductase, translated as MKTKKSLVIALIIALIVVFIAVVLFVPAKKSKEKAGVGLISPDFELKAPEGKIWRLKDTLGSVVLINFWASWCQSCKDEMPYLQNLYSMTQGSEPILQKGLRIITILYKDNPEDAIRYLSQNKYNLPLLIDSRGEVSLTYGLTGVPETFIVDKNGILREILKGPVEFDSPQAVAFYTKLIRE; from the coding sequence TTGAAGACAAAAAAATCTCTCGTCATAGCTCTAATCATAGCTCTAATCGTTGTCTTTATCGCAGTTGTGCTTTTTGTCCCTGCAAAAAAGTCAAAGGAAAAAGCAGGGGTCGGTCTTATATCACCTGATTTCGAGCTAAAAGCCCCTGAGGGGAAAATCTGGAGGCTTAAAGACACATTGGGCTCTGTGGTGTTGATAAATTTCTGGGCATCATGGTGTCAGTCATGCAAGGATGAGATGCCATATCTTCAGAACCTTTACAGTATGACACAAGGCTCGGAGCCTATCCTTCAAAAAGGTCTCCGCATAATAACAATCCTTTATAAAGACAATCCCGAAGATGCTATAAGATATCTCAGCCAGAATAAATACAACCTGCCTCTCCTTATAGACTCTCGTGGCGAGGTCTCGCTGACATATGGACTGACAGGAGTGCCAGAGACATTTATAGTTGATAAAAACGGCATTCTCAGGGAGATACTAAAAGGACCTGTAGAGTTCGACTCCCCACAGGCAGTTGCCTTTTATACAAAGCTAATTCGGGAATAA